From the Oncorhynchus keta strain PuntledgeMale-10-30-2019 chromosome 13, Oket_V2, whole genome shotgun sequence genome, the window AGTTATccgcctcagaaattgcagcccaaataagtaacagacacattgcaacatcaactgttcagaggagattgtgTGAATCGCCTCTcaataagaagaaaagacttgcttgagccaagaaacacaagcaatggacattagacctgtggaaatctgtcgtgtctttgtgagacgcagagtaggtgaacggatgatctcctcatgtgtggttcccaccgtgaggcctggatgaggaggtgtgatggtgcttcgCTGGTGCCACTGTcagtgattcatttagaattcaaggcacacttaaccagcatggctaccacagcattctgcagcgataagccatcccatctggtttgagcttagtatgactataatttgtttttcaacaggacaatgacccaaaacacacctcaattctgtgtaagggctatttgaccagggAACTGACCTGGCCGAGaccatgtatttttatttaactaggcaagtcagttaaaaacaaattcttattttaaaatgacggcctaccctggcgtcgccctatgggactcccaaccacggccgggtgtgatgcagcctggatcaCCCACAATcgcccgacctcaacccaactgagatggttttggatgagttggaccgcagagtgaaggaaaagcaatcaacaagtgctcagcatatgtgggaactccttcaagactgttgtaaaagtatttctcatgaagctgattgagagaatgccaagagtgtgcaaagctgtcatcaaggcaaagcatggctactttgaagaatctcaaatatattttggtttgtttacacttttacaacatgattccatgtgtgttatttcatagttttgatgtcttcactattattctacaatgtagaaaatagcaaaaataaatgaaaacccttgaatgagtaggtgtgtccaaaacttTGACGGGTACTGTCGATAGGAGTGGCTTTCCGTCAcactgaggggggagagaggggagatggtggTAAATGAGATAGACTGTAACATtacttatatatacacacactgagatTATCGGAGGAGCGGAGAGACATTGAAGATAGGTTTGACAACCAGCACACAGTGATGCAAATTCATTCATATTTTATATGCTGCACTTCTGTTCTAGTCTCTTGCCCCCTCTTGTGAGTGGGTGTGAAAATCAGAAACTGCAACACACATACTACAATAGTCACCTCCTGTGGAACCCTTTCACCTCGTGCTACCCTGTCCCCGCCTCACCTTTTGCTCTCTGCCATCCGTATGGTCTCCAGCTTAGAATGGGTGTAACAGAGTTAAGATCACATCATAAGCTCACCCCGCAGCTTGAAGTCTCCACTCGCGTTGCCTAATTGTCCCCCCCCCTCACCTCTCGCTCTCAGCCATCTGCATGGTCTCCAGTTTGGAGTGGGCTCCTCTGTTGAATCCTTTAACTTCCTGCTCCTCCAGGCCCTCCAGCAGACGGATAGCGTCCTTGTTCACCCCGCGCCTCTTGGCCAGTACAAGGGGAGTCGACCCGTTGTGGTTACTGAGAAAGTGAAAGGGAACGCTTGGATGTTAGATTTTAAAGAGGTGCTGGTGCTTCTTTCAGATGTTAAGCCCACATTTACTGTCCTGCATCAGTCCATGGCCCGTTGAGTAGAAATGGGATAAAGGAAAATATTGTTCAGGATGGCAAAACTGGGATGGGGGGGTTACGTTTGCTAGTTTAATGTGTCTTGGATGGTCCATGATAATGCACATTTTGTCAGACGGTAGGCTGTCTCTAAGGCTCTGAACCGTTCCAACACTAGCTTTtacccatctctccttccctttctctccagATATATCTAGACTTGAGCCACTCTCAGCATTCAAGCTCTCTCTCttaaacccccccccaaaaaagccaCTACCCCTCAATCCAACTCCCAGCCCCTCTCTTACCAGATGTCTATCTTGAGGCCGTTGGACACCAGGAACTGGATGGTATCCACATGTCCACAGAGGTGCAGGGCTGTGTTACCCTGGTAGTCTGTAGCCAGGAGGTCTGCCCCAAACTTATGGAGGAACCAACAGATGTCCACGTTCCCCCTGGCAGCCGCTAGGTGCAGGCCCGTACGACCCCGGTTGTCCCGTATGTTTGGGTCACAGCCCGTCTCCAGTAGCCGCTTGGCGAAAGGCAGGTCCCCGTCAATGCAGGCCTGCAGATAGGGatttgcctttatttaaccaggtaagttactgagaacacattctctacTGGGCAATTCCGTGGGAAAGTCAACTTGAGCAtccgcaacaacaacaaaaagttgtCATTTCATTGGCCATCTAACTAACGACATGTGTTCTAGCTAAGATTCTATTGGAAAATATATGCGGAAATGCATTTGTCATACATAGCAGTACTATTTTAGATAGAAAGATAAACACACGTATCAACAATCTGTGAATAGTACTGGAGTATTTTTATTTTCTCCAAATGAAAGCCCCCCAAAATATACAGACTTCATCCAGTGTCCAGAAAAGTGGATTGGCAGTATAGGCTAAGTctgggcggtatccagattttcataccgTCATACCAGTTCTGTAGCATACCGGGGTATGTGGTATTACCGAATGTGCACACAATGGGCGCTATTTCAAATTagttttattattataataataaacaACGAAATTAGTTTTCCAttaaaacatacatgaaattagttgcaaaatgTAAAggaatatagtcaagacgttgacaaggttataaataatgatttttaattgaaacaATACATTTGGCTtccgtcaaagaatcctccatttgcagcagcTACacccttgcagacctttggcattctagttgtcaatttgttgaggtaatctgaagagatttcaccccatgcttcctgaagcaccccCCAtaaattggattggcttgatgggcatgTCTTACGTActatacggtcaagctgctcccacaacagctcaatagggttgagatccagtgactgtgctggccactccattatagacagaataccagctgactgcctcTTCCCTAAATAGtcattgcatagtttggagctgttctcattggtcattgtcctgttgtaggaggaaattggctccaattaagcgccgcccacagggtatggcatggcgttgcaaaatggagtgatagccttccttcctCAAGATCCCTTtcaccctgtacaaatctcccactttacccccccccagaccatcacattgtctccaccatgcttgacagatggcgtccagcactcctccagcatctttccATTTTTTCTGCGACTcatgaatgttcttctttgtgatccgaacacctcaaatttagatttgtctgtccataacacctcctttttccaatcttcctctgtccagtgtctgtgtcctttttcccatcttaatattttattttcattggctagtctgagatatggctttttctttgcaactctgcctagaaggccggcatcccagagtcgcctcttcactgttgacattgagactgttttgcaggtactatttaaagaagctgccagttgaggacttgtgaagcgtctgtttctcaaactagacactttaatgtacttgtcctcttgctcacttgtgcaccggggcctcccactcctctttctattctggttagagtcagtttgcgctgttctgttaAGGGAGTAGCACACAGtgctgtacgagatcttcagtttcttggcaatttctcgcatggaatagccttaatatCTCAGAACAGGAATTGACTGACGAGTCTATGCGTAACCATGCCAGATCAGGAGCTCCACACACATCCGGTGGCTTCACTTGCGGGATTGTCACAGATCatccacccagacagctgatgaaactgcgggtttgcacaaccaaataatttctgcacaaactgtcagaaaccgtctcacggaagctcatctgcgtgttcgtcgtcctcaccaggatcTGACTGCAGtccaaatgctcaccttcgatggccactggaaCGCTGGAGAAGTGTTGTCTTCACGGATGACTCCCGGTTTCAgttgtaccgggcagatggcagacagcatgtatggcgtcgtgtgggcgagcggtttgctgatgtcaacattgtgaacagagtgccccatggtggcgggggggttatggtacgggcaggcataagctatggacaatgaatacaattgcattttatggatggcaatttgaatgcacatagataccgtgatgagatcattgtcttgccattcatccgccacaatcacctcatgtttcagcatgattctgcacggccccatgtcgcaaggatctgtacacaattccaggaagctgaaaatgtcccagttcttccatggcctgcatactcaccagacatgtcacccattgagcatgtttgtgatgctctggatcgacgtgtacgacagcgtatttcagttcccgccaatatccagcaacttcacacagccattgaaaatGATTGGGACAACATTCAACAGCCTgttcaactctatgtgaaggagatgtgttgtgctgcatgaggtaaatggtattcacaccagatactgactggttttctgatccacgaccctacattgttttttaaaatggtatctgtgatcaacagatgcatatctgtattcccagtcatgttaaatccatagattagggcctaatgaatttatttaaattgactgatttccttatatgaactataactctgtaaaatattttaaattgttgcatgttgtgtttatattttcgtTCAGAGTATTTTTTTTTGTTGGGGGCGCACAAAACAATTAAGACAACAGGGATCTTGGTACAGGAGGGGATTGAATGTTTCTGCTGTAACCAACAAGCTTGATCTTGACATCTCGCCACAAGTTAACAGACTAAATGCATAGCTGGATCCCTTTCTTCCTGTACAGTTATACTTAACTTATAATAAATCCCAAATTGACCCCCAGACCGTACACCCTATGCTCGTgcggagatctgagaggatttgacagATGTAAGAAACATGGTGAAACTTCCACTTTTGCAGTGAGCAAGTGGATCTATTACCATATTGTTTACGCAggtcaaatcctctcagatctccacaagtgcatAGGGCATTGGGCCTAGGGGTCGATTTGGGATTGGCACCCTTGTGTTGGACTCTACCTGCAGCAGGGGAACGGAGGTCTGCGACGAGTCGTTAATGAAGACATAGGACATGTCCGAGTGGGTGTCAGAAAATTCCAGCGTAcctgaagagggggagggagggacagtagcagagagaagggtgagagggaggTAGGAAGGAGTAAGGAACGGGAGGAGGGTAGGAAAGAgcaagaaggagggagggagggaaagaagagagaagaatgggatggacggagggagggaatgagaaaATGAGACAGGAATGTTAATTTTTTTAGGGGCAGTAACCAAACGGgagctggttcaaatccccaagctggcaTTGTGGAAAaatatgcccttgagcaaggcatttaaatCCACAAAAACAACTGCTTCCGGGCGCCGATGACGCACTGGtgtcgattaaggcagcaccCAGCACCTCTGATTCAGATCGGTTTGGTTAAATGCTTAAAACACATTTCAGacgaatgcattcagttgtgcaactgactggGTATCCTCTTTCCTCTAGCTTGCCGTCTTGGCAAGATAAAAATCAAAAGCTAACGTTATGTTAACTTGCCttgacgttagctagctaactgataTTCATATGTTTATGTAACGTAGCCAACGTTAGTTAGCTTACTAGCTAGTAGGCACATTGTTATTATAACAACACAGAAATATCTACTAAATacggtagctagctaacgttattgaCATCGAATCGTTTCATGATCCAACATACCCAGCCAGCTAGCTAGTACCAAAcgaatgctagctagctaacacactcGTAATAACGTGACAACAAGCATTTTGTCGAGCTTATTCAGTTGTTCGTGATGTTAGCTAGTTACCTGTTTAGGTGTTCCAAATCAGAGGAGAAAATCTAAATTCGCTTTTCTGCTAAgcagtgtgttgttgtggtggatgCTGAACCAGCTGTGATTTTACAACAGCTCAGCGCAAACTGGGTTACTCTCTGGGTGTAATCATTAccccgattctgttgcaaaacgttttgcaatatAAATCGTTTACTCCGATGGCAAAacgcaaacgagagtttctattggacaaattcaggtcgGTCCCTCCCCGTTTCGTTCCGTTGCTCCATTTGCTTCAGTTTGGTTCCTAAACAGTAAATGGTTCCCGTAATTAATACATCCCTGTTTTTTGCGGCAGAGGAAGAAGGCTCTCTCAGAATCGGATCTATCAGGCAATCTGCATTTATAGTAGGCTTAAATATACAAAATATTATTACTGTGGAAAGATACATTAATATACAAATCAGTTGACCTAGCCAGAAATGTCCCACCATATTAAGCATTTTGGAATTCAACATAAAAACTTTGCCATTTTGGTGTTGTCATTTACCAGATACTCTTATCCATAGTGACCTAGAGTAGTGAATGCATACTGCAATACATTTTAATACCCCCCGTGCTGGTCcaccgtgggaatcgaacccacaaactCTGTTGCTCTATCAACTTATGTTTCACTGTGGAATtaatgttatatatatttttttcaaggTAGCCCTGAAGGCtgtatgattattattattatttttcaagAATGAGAGGTTTTGACAAACATGAAAAAAACGTAGCCTaataatgtcaaatcaaatccaaaaaCCATGTATACAAAGTGTATTTAAGGTCACAACACAAgacatattttttttcttctcaaaatacaacaaaaaaatagTCTTACCTGATGCATTTACCCCATCCAGTGGCATTCTTAAAAGGCTGCATGtccacaggcagcccaattatgTTCTTTTTCCACAAATTGCTATTTTGACAATAACCGGAGAAAAAGAGtagaattggtctgcctgtgaAATGCAGCAAAATGAACCCCCAATCCGAGAGTGGTTAAAAACTGTTGATGATGTTGTGTTAGTTAGTGGTTGACAATCAAATGTGACTGCTGTGGCTTTCCACGGAAGAGATGACGACAAAATAAAAGTGTTATCACCTAAGTGTTATACTTTAATGTTGTCTTGTTAAGCACACAGCACGTTCTGTGTTAAGTACCAACTAGGTTAGGTATGTTGCACTCTTCAAATGTGGTAAATCCACGACATCAAACAACATACATTTCATTTGGACCCTTTTACAACATACTGTCGTCTAGATCTGTATAGGTGGTATATCATTTTGTTTAATTTCTCTCAAACAATCCTACTCATTGTTCTTCATTCAATCTGAATCTCTGTTAGTTGTAAATACTTTTATTTCATTGTGAACACAACACTGCACCTTTTGACCAAATCTGTTGAGGAAAATGTAGCATAATCATTGCAGTTATACATCTCTGTTATACATGTAAAATGTGGATTTGTatgaaaaatatttatatttcagGTTCTCAAAATTCCTTTTAAGACAGTGGAATATATTCAACAGAGGTCAGTGTCAAAAGAGTgacaataaaaatgtgtttttatctTTTTGTGTCATTCAAATATAACCATAGAATTATATATTTCCATATAAAACATATCCTacactttttttgtttttatcaTCGAATGTACAGAACatattccccaaaatgtatttgtaaataaCCTTTGAACCAGGGAATAATTACAGTGAAGTATAAGAATTACAATCTAGATTACAGACAAAAGAACAACAAATGACAAAAAATCTAATTGAAAAATATGTACTCAGGGCTACCAATGAGAGATGGGCCTGTGTTAGACATAGTGGTCATAGTGGTTACAACTTAAGTCACCCAGCACTTTCAACATCAGTGGCTGCGTTCCAGGCCACCTACATTGCAGGCGTTGCATTGGCGTCAGATTGCTAgatcatatgatgtggttagctgatatatTAATCACCTATCCAGGTGTTTTGAGATCTCGCAGGCGTCTGCAATGTAGTCGCACTGGAACGCATCCATTGACATGACAGCAACTGAGGAGAGCAGATAGGGACTACAGCAACACAGTAGGCCTTATCGTTTGCTCTGATAAAATGTATGGTGAGCTTCTGTCCAACAACAAATATTGTCACggaaaatgtgtgtgtggtgtgtttgttgtTAGTTTGTGATTCCTTCCAAGCAGTTACTGCGTACTTGTATGTTTTGGCTCAAGTATGGGTGGTGGAGGGTTTTATAAAACCCAAATTTGGTCACAAAAAATAGAGCGAAGATAGTTACTCTCCTCACCTCGATAACCTGAGTGAAACCATGGAGAAAATGATGCTTCTAAATAATTACAAAGCCAACATGATTTGGTGCAAGGTACGATTGGCTTGGTCACCCATTCCAGTCAGTGAAGGAGGTGAGTTTAAAGTAGCAACATTCCATATCTGTTTCCACCCAAAGTGTGAAACCCCCCTAACAACTGCATTTGTAAACAAAGGGTTGGGTCTTGGGAACATGGAACTGCCATTGAGTTACTTTAATTCTATGTTATCTGTCTAACACAGTGACAGTTAAATGACACATATTCACTATTAGGGTCTCACTGTAGGTGGAAACTCAAATTATGGAGTGCTCCTTAAAAGGAGATGACATGGTCACAATAATCATGTGTGTTCAGTGTTGATGGCTTGTGTTCCAGCAGTGAATTGGGGGGTGATGTTGGTGGTTAGAACCTTCAACCTCCATCGCTGTAGCTAAACTGAAAAGACTGACTCCATtcataccacaggaggttggtggcgccttcattggggaggactggctcataataatggctggagcTGAATAAGTGGAATGATATCAAATGCATGCAACACATTGGTTTCCATGTCTTTGATGCCATACCATTCGCTCCGTTCATGCCATTGTtgtgagccgttctcccctcagcagcctcctgtgatttaTACCAATTATAGGCACTCGCATTACTGCAATACATTCACATTCACATACATGGGATCTTCTATAAATAGAAGTATGACCATTTCTTCAAGTGATTCGGCATGGGATGACGTTACCTCACTCGATCTGTCTATGCCACTCATTCTAATATTTGAAAAGTGATGGATTTGTCTTTTTGAAAACTGCTGTCAAGTTGAGCCCCAGGGTAGggtagcaacaaaaaaaagaacaTATTGGTTTCTAATAGGACCACAAGCATATATCGTAATACACTTACTGTTTCTCTTAACTGAAGCAGACGTAATCGATatcatacgtgtgtgtgtgtgtgtgtttgagtataAAAAGCGGCTGGCTAGCTATAGCAGTTAACAGGTATGTGTAGCAGGTCTCTTAGGTTCATGACTGCATGTAGTTGTAACAGTAGAGATCGTATTCATCCCAAATAgcatcatattccctatgtaaatgcactactttggaccagagtcctatgggtagtgcactatataggccatttgggatgtagcccaGGAAGTGAAAGCGGTTCAGTGCAGGCCAAAGGGGTGGTTTGGGGTTGCACTCTCCGAGGTAGCCGTGAATGTTTTCAGACACATAACCATAGTAACGTGAAAATAACAAAATGAAGACACATAAAACACACAGTATAGCACCACTATCGGTAATAATCTAGTTGAGAACAAGACCGctcatctcttcatctctttctGTCTTACATCAATACAAGGGCATCATAAACCCACAGAAGGGCCCTCGTCGGCTAATTCGCGAGCCCCTCACCCTCCTAGTGGGACCCCTAGATGAAGCAGGAGAGGTGCTCAAATTCAGTCagtcaaagttttttttttttgcatttcaattactccacctccacctctctcttttcctttctgATAAGTaatcatcaccctctcctttgttgtttcagtctctctctttttcatttcccatctctccatcttcgtCTCTTATCCCAGCTACAAGATCTTGCTGCA encodes:
- the LOC118392212 gene encoding ankyrin repeat domain-containing protein 46 isoform X2; protein product: MSYVFINDSSQTSVPLLQACIDGDLPFAKRLLETGCDPNIRDNRGRTGLHLAAARGNVDICWFLHKFGADLLATDYQGNTALHLCGHVDTIQFLVSNGLKIDICNHNGSTPLVLAKRRGVNKDAIRLLEGLEEQEVKGFNRGAHSKLETMQMAESESWRPYGWQRAKVQWRATPCSTPTSRTVRGYCPVSGPPGRSL
- the LOC118392212 gene encoding ankyrin repeat domain-containing protein 46 isoform X1, which encodes MSYVFINDSSQTSVPLLQACIDGDLPFAKRLLETGCDPNIRDNRGRTGLHLAAARGNVDICWFLHKFGADLLATDYQGNTALHLCGHVDTIQFLVSNGLKIDICNHNGSTPLVLAKRRGVNKDAIRLLEGLEEQEVKGFNRGAHSKLETMQMAESESAMESHSLLNPNLQNSEGVLSSFRTTWQEFVEDLGFWRVLLLLVVIALLSLGIAYYVSGVLPFSASQLELVH